A genomic stretch from Arachis stenosperma cultivar V10309 chromosome 3, arast.V10309.gnm1.PFL2, whole genome shotgun sequence includes:
- the LOC130965839 gene encoding uncharacterized protein LOC130965839 produces the protein MVTLFKELGYTGYKEIFWLDMRAPNMEAGLHAIKGDMEINQMKKNKLINRDTDKLYIYFKHQVDMPEVIEDAVAPRTVVVSSSSSSSNDGYETIGDEPYKPPPGYETDDSSSDKEKRAKKQKRGPKKSVSGKRKVDEEAAGYETDDKGSNEELSNTDGLHEFGSVPTNVEMDSDYEKSYEYESEAFNSPISSVDEGKTAYNSFDEDTEYSEVEFKVRQLFPTIEVFKKALKDYFVYEGKDVLYIKNEKYRLRAACVAEGCPWLIFTSWNSAIRCFQVKTLFDEHTCVRGYGSNMADRQWVAAKIIKKLLIQLDMKPRHAMEHIIEEYNVQLNPRMIAKALKVARKVVIGNAREQYKKVRDYLNELHRSNPNSTVLVESISQSNSFPLFDRLYISLDASKKGFKEGCRPLIGLDGCFLKGYYGGQLLSAVGQDANNHFFVIAFAVVLNECKDT, from the exons aTGGTGACACTGTTTAAGGAGTTGGGTTACACAGGGTATAAGGAGATATTTTGGCTTGATATGAGAGCACCCAACATGGAGGCTGGTCTTCATGCCATTAAGGGGGATATGGAGATTAATCAgatgaagaaaaataaacttATAAATAGGGACACTGATAAattgtatatttattttaaacacCAAGTGGATATGCCTGAAGTAATTGAGGATGCTGTGGCTCCTAGGACTGTTGTGGTgagttcatcatcatcatcctccaATGATGGATACGAGACTATAGGGGATGAGCCCTACAAGCCTCCTCCTGGATATGAGACAGATGATAGTAGCAGTGATAAAGAAAAAAGAgcaaaaaagcaaaagaggGGGCCAAAGAAATCAGTGTCAGGGAAGAGAAAAGTGGATGAAGAGGCTGCTGGTTATGAGACAGATGACAAGGGTAGTAATGAGGAACTTAGCAACACAGATG GGCTTCATGAGTTTGGTTCAGTTCCAACCAATGTGGAGATGGATAGTGACTATGAAAAGTCATATGAGTATGAGAGTGAGGCTTTCAATAGCCCAATCTCTTCAGTGGACGAGGGTAAGACAGCATATAATTCATTTGATGAAGATACTGAATATAGTGAGGTTGAGTTCAAGGTTAGACAGTTGTTCCCAACAATTGAGGTTTTTAAAAAGGCACTAAAAGACTACTTTGTTTATGAAGGAAAGGACGTCTTATACATTAAGAATGAGAAGTATAGACTGAGGGCAGCATGTGTAGCTGAGGGTTGTCCTTGGTTGATATTTACTTCTTGGAATTCTGCCATTAGATGTTTCCAAGTGAAGACCTTATTTGATGAGCATACTTGTGTTAGAGGCTATGGTAGTAACATGGCTGACCGTCAATGGGTGGCTGCaaagataattaaaaaactTCTCATTCAACTCGACATGAAACCAAGACATGCAATGGAGCATATAATAGAAGAGTACAATGTCCAGTTGAACCCAAGAATGATCGCAAAGGCACTTAAAGTTGCTAGGAAAGTTGTCATTGGTAATGCAAGGGAACAATATAAAAAGGTGCGTGATTATTTGAATGAACTCCATAGGAGTAATCCCAACTCAACAGTATTAGTGGAGTCAATTTCCCAGTCAAATTCTTTTCCACTGTTTGATAGGTTGTACATAAGCTTGGACGCATCAAAGAAGGGGTTTAAAGAGGGTTGCAGACCTCTTATCGGGCTAGACGGTTGTTTTCTAAAAGGGTACTATGGCGGCCAGCTCTTAAGTGCAGTGGGACAAGATGCCAATAACCATTTCTTCGTCATAGCCTTTGCAGTTGTTCTTAACGAATGTAAAGAcacatga